A portion of the Bacillota bacterium genome contains these proteins:
- a CDS encoding acetate kinase: MKVFVLNCGSSSVKYQLFNMDDESVMAKGLVERIGSDDAILTHRPAGRQPVKQVAPILDHTTAIGKVLAVLTHHEHGVIRDISEIAAVGHRVVHGGESFTGSVLITEEVKKALRDCIDLAPLHNPPNLTGIAAAEALMPGVPQVAVFDTAFHSTMPRHAFLYAIPYVLYQRHKVRRYGFHGTSHRYVAWRAAAILGRPLETLKIISCHLGNGASIAAIKDGKSVDTSMGFTPLEGLMMGTRSGDVDPGVIFFVMDREQLTPAEANSMLNKHSGLVGLSGLSSDMREIEAGMAQGDPRAKDAFDVYEYRIRKYIGAYAAAMDGVDVIVFTAGVGENSPLMRQRVCDGLGFLGVKIDALKNDIKGKEADISAEGSAVKVLVIPTNEELVIARDTLEIVSTLPADSRMRADRHRQ, translated from the coding sequence ATGAAGGTATTCGTACTCAATTGCGGTAGCTCATCTGTCAAGTACCAGCTATTCAACATGGATGACGAGTCGGTGATGGCGAAAGGACTGGTGGAGCGGATCGGCTCCGACGACGCGATCCTGACGCATAGGCCGGCAGGGCGGCAGCCGGTCAAGCAAGTTGCGCCCATCCTGGATCACACCACCGCCATCGGTAAGGTCCTAGCCGTGCTCACTCACCATGAGCACGGCGTCATACGAGATATCAGCGAGATCGCGGCGGTTGGGCACCGCGTGGTCCATGGGGGGGAATCGTTCACCGGGTCTGTGCTCATAACCGAAGAAGTGAAGAAGGCGTTGCGCGACTGCATCGACCTTGCGCCGCTTCACAATCCGCCGAATTTGACAGGCATCGCGGCGGCGGAAGCGCTGATGCCGGGCGTACCTCAGGTTGCGGTGTTCGATACGGCTTTCCACTCGACCATGCCTAGGCACGCCTTCCTTTACGCCATCCCGTACGTCCTGTACCAGCGCCACAAGGTCCGTCGCTACGGGTTCCACGGCACCTCTCACAGGTACGTGGCCTGGCGCGCCGCAGCGATCCTCGGGCGGCCGTTGGAAACCCTCAAGATCATCAGCTGCCATCTCGGCAACGGAGCGAGCATCGCCGCGATAAAGGACGGGAAGTCTGTGGACACGAGCATGGGATTCACACCGCTCGAGGGGCTCATGATGGGCACCCGCAGCGGAGACGTGGATCCAGGTGTCATATTCTTCGTGATGGACCGCGAGCAGCTGACGCCGGCAGAGGCCAACTCCATGCTGAACAAGCACAGTGGACTCGTGGGGTTGTCGGGCTTGAGCAGCGACATGCGGGAGATCGAAGCTGGAATGGCCCAGGGCGATCCGCGGGCGAAGGACGCTTTCGACGTGTACGAGTACCGGATCCGCAAGTACATCGGCGCATACGCCGCCGCCATGGACGGCGTGGACGTCATCGTCTTCACGGCCGGTGTAGGCGAGAATTCTCCACTAATGCGGCAGCGGGTCTGTGACGGCTTGGGCTTCTTGGGAGTCAAGATCGACGCCTTGAAGAACGACATCAAGGGCAAAGAGGCTGACATCTCCGCCGAAGGCTCCGCTGTCAAGGTGCTGGTCATTCCCACCAACGAGGAGCTCGTGATCGCGAGAGACACGTTGGAGATCGTTTCCACCCTGCCGGCGGATAGTCGGATGCGTGCAGATCGCCACAGGCAGTAG
- a CDS encoding 3-hydroxyacyl-CoA dehydrogenase NAD-binding domain-containing protein, translating to MDVRKVGIVGAGTMGCGIAECVAERGYEVILVDRTEDLIEEARNRIEASLNKKLEKWAITEAEKRVTLARIRPSSQLAAIAPADLVIEAVVEDPDVKKEVFRALDNTCPEGVVFATNTSTLSVTELAEVTRRPDRVIGLHFLNPVNKIKLVEIVRGLKTSDETFATASKFVTSLRKTGVEVHESPGFVTTRVLAPLLNEAMYTLMEGVASAKGIDTAMKLGFDLGKGPLELADRMGLDTVLAFMDRLFRDLGDPKFRPCPLLRKLVRAGHLGVKTGQGFFKYDADGNLVD from the coding sequence GTGGACGTTCGGAAGGTCGGCATCGTGGGCGCTGGCACAATGGGATGCGGCATCGCTGAGTGTGTTGCGGAGAGAGGATACGAAGTCATCCTCGTAGACCGCACAGAGGATCTCATCGAAGAAGCACGGAACCGAATTGAGGCGAGTCTCAACAAGAAGCTGGAGAAATGGGCGATCACGGAGGCCGAGAAGAGGGTCACCCTCGCCCGCATCCGCCCCAGCTCGCAACTGGCCGCCATCGCCCCCGCTGACCTCGTGATCGAGGCGGTAGTGGAAGACCCCGATGTCAAGAAGGAGGTCTTCCGAGCGCTCGACAATACCTGCCCTGAAGGCGTGGTGTTCGCGACGAACACGTCCACCCTGAGCGTGACGGAGCTCGCGGAGGTCACCCGAAGGCCCGACAGAGTCATCGGTCTTCACTTCTTGAACCCCGTGAACAAGATCAAGCTCGTGGAGATAGTTCGGGGCCTGAAGACGTCCGACGAAACTTTTGCCACGGCGAGCAAGTTCGTGACGAGCCTCAGGAAGACAGGGGTGGAGGTCCACGAGTCGCCGGGTTTCGTCACTACGAGGGTACTGGCACCGCTCCTCAACGAGGCGATGTACACCCTCATGGAGGGAGTCGCGTCGGCGAAGGGCATCGACACGGCGATGAAGCTAGGTTTCGACTTGGGCAAAGGGCCGCTCGAGCTTGCGGACCGCATGGGTCTGGACACGGTACTCGCTTTCATGGACCGGCTCTTCCGCGACTTGGGGGATCCCAAGTTCAGACCGTGCCCGCTTCTGAGAAAGCTGGTGCGCGCCGGGCACTTGGGCGTGAAGACCGGGCAGGGGTTTTTCAAGTACGACGCGGACGGAAACCTCGTCGATTGA
- a CDS encoding phosphoenolpyruvate carboxykinase — MSNMIISWLPRQVIMFTRGAVCSTTRELLSSGLFGEVVHSFVRWLERRDSPLLAILEEPDGDGDRQSTHASQLAHDSETRIRRREAVLVSLLRALAAFPLEQAARSVPGAEGFARDPRLLHEFVEALYDYWRRFNRFLICYSEADGGPSDMAGAGVGLDRRPYRTFNDTVEQLTHVVRAAYRDICENITGDHPRIYRQVAAGAQAGLIAVPKDWPCPEDYKGLRDVRFVRQVLIDPPLIIDPLMNKRTGEFLRVDENPLEGAILRPEEWLCYPAQVGPVVVFVYFHHKFMGLGCSLANLFELATEDQVRRGPDAIYAFGVPSENMRRFGELPAVFHEDRRNDLFVAAVPGEDRFGYFGYLKKMILTLHNVLVMKKLGRMPFHGAMTRIALRSGPSAGVVIVGDTGTGKSESLEAFRVLGQDLIRELRVVADDMGSFEVAPDGSIRGYGTEVGAFVRLDDLQPGYAFDQVDRAIIMSPHKTNARAVIPVTNIEEVLAGYPVQYLLYANNYEEVDEDHPVIERFSNAEQALEVFREGVAMSKGTTASEGLVRAYFANIFGPPQYRDLHETLARRVFHAAFKAGVYVGQVRTRLGIPGWELAGPEGAAKALFDLISGSGGSSKARHSRI, encoded by the coding sequence ATGTCCAACATGATCATCTCTTGGCTGCCGCGCCAGGTCATCATGTTTACACGTGGCGCGGTATGCAGCACGACCAGGGAGCTCTTGTCCAGCGGCCTCTTCGGCGAGGTCGTTCACAGTTTCGTCCGCTGGCTGGAGCGCAGAGACTCGCCCCTGCTCGCCATCTTGGAGGAGCCCGACGGGGACGGGGACCGCCAGTCGACACACGCTTCACAGCTCGCACACGATTCCGAGACGCGGATTCGGCGCAGGGAGGCCGTGCTCGTTTCTCTCCTTAGAGCCCTCGCGGCCTTTCCTCTCGAACAAGCTGCCAGGAGCGTTCCCGGAGCCGAGGGGTTCGCGCGGGATCCGCGTCTGCTCCACGAGTTCGTGGAGGCTCTCTACGACTATTGGCGTCGCTTCAACCGTTTCCTCATCTGCTACTCCGAAGCCGACGGCGGCCCGAGCGACATGGCCGGCGCCGGCGTTGGCCTCGACCGGAGGCCGTACCGCACCTTCAACGACACCGTGGAACAGCTCACGCACGTGGTCAGGGCGGCGTACCGGGACATCTGCGAGAACATCACGGGGGATCATCCCCGCATCTACAGGCAGGTGGCCGCTGGGGCACAAGCCGGCCTCATCGCCGTTCCGAAGGACTGGCCGTGTCCTGAGGATTACAAGGGGCTCCGGGACGTGCGCTTCGTCCGCCAGGTCCTCATCGATCCTCCGCTCATCATCGATCCCTTGATGAACAAGCGAACTGGGGAGTTCCTCAGAGTGGACGAGAATCCCCTGGAGGGGGCGATCCTCAGGCCGGAGGAGTGGCTGTGCTATCCCGCCCAGGTCGGCCCCGTGGTGGTGTTCGTGTACTTCCATCACAAGTTCATGGGCCTCGGGTGCTCGCTCGCGAACCTCTTCGAGCTGGCCACGGAGGATCAGGTCAGACGGGGGCCTGACGCCATATACGCCTTCGGAGTCCCGTCCGAGAACATGAGAAGGTTCGGTGAGCTTCCGGCCGTCTTTCACGAGGATCGCCGCAACGACCTCTTCGTTGCGGCCGTCCCCGGAGAGGACAGGTTTGGTTACTTTGGATACCTGAAGAAGATGATCCTCACGCTCCACAACGTCCTCGTCATGAAGAAGCTCGGTCGAATGCCCTTCCACGGGGCGATGACCAGGATCGCGCTCAGGAGCGGGCCCTCGGCGGGTGTCGTGATAGTGGGAGATACCGGAACCGGGAAATCGGAGTCTCTCGAAGCTTTCAGGGTGCTTGGGCAGGATCTCATCCGCGAGCTCCGGGTCGTCGCCGATGACATGGGCTCGTTTGAGGTGGCTCCAGACGGAAGCATCCGAGGTTATGGCACGGAGGTCGGGGCCTTCGTTCGTCTGGACGATCTCCAGCCAGGGTACGCTTTCGATCAGGTGGACCGGGCCATCATAATGAGTCCACACAAGACGAACGCCCGCGCCGTGATTCCCGTGACCAACATCGAAGAGGTGCTGGCGGGATACCCCGTACAATACCTTCTTTACGCCAACAACTACGAGGAAGTGGACGAGGACCACCCGGTCATTGAGAGGTTCTCCAACGCTGAACAGGCTCTAGAGGTGTTCCGGGAAGGCGTGGCCATGTCCAAAGGCACGACGGCCTCGGAAGGTCTCGTGCGAGCCTACTTCGCTAACATCTTCGGGCCACCGCAGTACCGCGACTTGCATGAAACCTTGGCAAGACGGGTCTTCCATGCGGCCTTCAAGGCGGGGGTGTACGTCGGGCAAGTCCGCACCAGGCTGGGCATCCCCGGTTGGGAGCTGGCAGGACCGGAGGGTGCGGCCAAGGCCCTTTTCGACCTGATCTCAGGCTCCGGAGGCTCCTCCAAAGCGCGGCACTCTCGTATATAG
- a CDS encoding ABC transporter substrate-binding protein, translated as MRIRALLVVFICVLVGAAVAPSEFAMGKTELEPLNPEVKVTVGMKRAPSDCGLLIGSYKGYYKELGIRLEEVQFNTGQDMINLLGSGQLDVGCTVTAAGLFNAMLRGLPIKVVADKGTNVPGRGYYRLVIRKDLVGKINTAADLRGRRVAIVGTASLDEIALDRCLASGGLTTKDVDLQIIRSFPDILAALGSGSIDAGMVIEPFVTQGVEKGIIDPWKDPSEYDPHAQTAIVVFGASMQARPEVAKRFMVAYLKSLRDYNDAFFKNKGRQEIVRILAETSVVNDPAVYDKMFPVGLNPNGYVRMKGIQLDLDWYQAHGLIKGVLRAEDVVDNQWCDFAVKVLGEYK; from the coding sequence TTGAGGATACGGGCCCTTCTCGTGGTGTTCATATGCGTGCTCGTCGGCGCCGCGGTCGCGCCCTCCGAGTTCGCCATGGGTAAGACCGAGCTCGAGCCGCTCAACCCGGAGGTCAAGGTTACCGTAGGAATGAAACGCGCCCCATCAGACTGTGGCCTCCTCATCGGCAGCTACAAAGGATACTACAAGGAGCTGGGCATCCGTCTCGAAGAGGTACAATTCAATACGGGGCAGGACATGATCAACCTGCTCGGGTCCGGCCAACTTGACGTGGGGTGCACCGTGACCGCGGCCGGTCTGTTCAACGCGATGCTGCGCGGGCTTCCTATCAAGGTCGTGGCTGACAAGGGGACCAACGTGCCGGGCAGGGGCTACTACCGCCTTGTGATCAGAAAGGACCTGGTCGGAAAGATAAACACCGCGGCCGATCTACGAGGGCGTAGGGTGGCGATCGTGGGGACGGCTTCCCTCGACGAGATCGCTCTTGACAGATGCCTCGCCTCAGGTGGGTTGACCACGAAGGACGTGGACCTGCAGATAATAAGGTCCTTTCCCGACATCCTGGCCGCGCTCGGCAGCGGAAGCATAGACGCCGGGATGGTGATAGAGCCGTTCGTAACGCAGGGTGTGGAAAAGGGAATCATAGACCCCTGGAAGGACCCCTCGGAGTACGATCCACACGCTCAGACAGCCATAGTCGTGTTCGGGGCGAGCATGCAGGCTAGGCCCGAAGTGGCGAAGAGGTTCATGGTGGCGTACCTGAAGTCCCTCCGCGACTACAACGACGCCTTCTTCAAGAACAAAGGCCGACAGGAGATAGTGAGAATACTGGCGGAGACCTCTGTCGTGAACGACCCGGCCGTGTACGATAAGATGTTCCCAGTCGGCCTGAACCCCAACGGATACGTGCGAATGAAAGGCATTCAGCTGGACCTTGACTGGTACCAGGCACACGGCCTCATCAAGGGCGTGCTCCGCGCGGAGGACGTGGTGGATAACCAATGGTGCGATTTCGCGGTGAAGGTTTTGGGCGAGTACAAATGA
- a CDS encoding ABC transporter permease, which translates to MLVLEEERQPSLAQRVFGVNGFLVRALYFASPALILVAWELLARAGAVDVRLFSAPSLILKALVPVVASGELWVNTLVSLQRVLLGFLIGSGAGILLGITMGLAPPVRAALGPMVAATFPIPKLAIMPLILLVFGLGEASKVVTVAVGVFYLVLINSMAGVMNIDKIYLDVARSFGASRKDFYLTVALPGALPMVFAGLKLGMGTALLLIVAAELSAARAGVGYMIWRAYDMFDIERMFVGLMTMSLMGYVLSNLLDAIERVVVPWKH; encoded by the coding sequence GTGCTCGTGCTGGAGGAAGAGCGACAGCCGTCCTTGGCACAGAGAGTGTTCGGCGTGAACGGATTCCTCGTCCGGGCGTTGTACTTCGCCTCCCCTGCGCTCATCCTGGTTGCGTGGGAGCTTCTGGCGCGGGCGGGCGCCGTGGACGTGAGGCTGTTCTCGGCGCCTTCCCTCATTCTCAAGGCCCTCGTGCCTGTGGTGGCGTCGGGGGAGTTGTGGGTCAACACACTCGTGAGCCTGCAGCGTGTCCTACTGGGGTTTCTCATCGGAAGCGGGGCCGGGATCCTCCTCGGCATAACCATGGGCCTGGCCCCGCCTGTGCGTGCAGCGCTTGGTCCGATGGTCGCAGCGACGTTCCCCATCCCAAAGCTTGCGATAATGCCCCTCATATTGCTGGTCTTTGGGTTGGGAGAGGCGTCGAAGGTCGTTACAGTGGCGGTGGGCGTGTTCTACTTGGTGCTGATCAACTCGATGGCTGGAGTAATGAACATCGACAAGATATATCTTGATGTGGCCAGGAGCTTCGGCGCAAGCCGAAAGGACTTCTACCTTACGGTGGCGCTGCCGGGGGCGCTACCGATGGTATTCGCCGGTCTCAAGCTGGGCATGGGCACTGCGCTGCTCCTAATCGTGGCTGCTGAGCTTTCCGCGGCGCGAGCTGGGGTTGGGTACATGATTTGGAGAGCGTACGACATGTTCGACATCGAGCGGATGTTCGTAGGCCTAATGACAATGTCGTTGATGGGATACGTCCTCTCCAACTTGTTGGACGCCATCGAGCGCGTGGTCGTTCCGTGGAAGCACTGA
- a CDS encoding ABC transporter ATP-binding protein, whose translation MPRHRRPVLLSENTKIDVRGITKVFRRRSGGVLALDGVSFGVAEGEFVCMVGPSGCGKTTLLRILAGLDRQTSGKVYISVGANPEFAEDTGELVRYRALVPGEIGLGQAGASLGCPSNALGGCEGDRPDRSGGGPNVARGRPTPGEALLYSGPLRSPRPLASVVFQEQSLFPWMTVRDNVEYGLRLRGVPVAHRRRIAEHYIELIGLSGFARAYPHQLSGGMKQRASVARAFANDPEILLMDEPFGSLDEQTRVLLQQELLRIWERSRKTAIFITHSIDEAIALGDRVIVMTARPGRVKASIDVTLPRPRQVSEIRGEPGFLPLFNTIRSLLSEEVLRAREIEASSKRERLTR comes from the coding sequence ATGCCTCGTCACCGCAGACCGGTGTTGCTTTCGGAGAATACGAAGATCGATGTGCGCGGCATCACTAAGGTCTTCCGGCGACGGTCCGGTGGCGTTCTCGCTCTGGACGGAGTCTCGTTCGGCGTTGCCGAGGGAGAATTCGTGTGCATGGTCGGGCCAAGCGGGTGTGGGAAGACGACCCTCCTGCGTATACTTGCGGGGCTCGACCGACAGACGTCTGGCAAGGTGTACATCTCAGTCGGAGCAAACCCCGAGTTCGCCGAGGATACCGGGGAACTAGTGAGGTATCGCGCTCTGGTCCCCGGAGAGATCGGGCTCGGCCAAGCGGGAGCCTCGCTCGGCTGCCCCTCGAACGCGCTCGGCGGATGCGAGGGGGATCGTCCGGACCGGTCGGGCGGCGGTCCCAATGTGGCCCGGGGGCGTCCGACTCCCGGAGAGGCGCTCTTGTACTCCGGACCGCTGCGTTCGCCGAGGCCTCTCGCCTCTGTAGTGTTTCAGGAGCAATCTCTCTTTCCCTGGATGACGGTCCGCGACAACGTGGAGTACGGCTTGAGGCTGCGCGGCGTGCCTGTGGCACACAGACGCAGAATAGCCGAACACTACATCGAGCTCATCGGTCTTTCCGGGTTCGCCCGCGCGTACCCGCATCAGCTCTCCGGGGGAATGAAACAGAGGGCCAGCGTGGCGCGAGCCTTTGCGAACGACCCGGAGATCCTGCTCATGGATGAGCCCTTCGGCTCCTTGGACGAGCAAACCAGAGTGCTCCTCCAGCAGGAGCTCCTGAGGATATGGGAGCGGTCTCGCAAGACCGCCATCTTCATCACTCATAGCATTGACGAAGCCATCGCCTTGGGTGACAGGGTTATCGTCATGACTGCCCGTCCAGGCAGAGTCAAGGCGTCCATCGACGTGACCTTGCCCCGCCCGAGACAGGTCTCGGAGATCCGTGGGGAGCCCGGGTTCCTTCCGCTCTTCAACACCATCAGGTCCCTTCTTTCTGAGGAAGTCCTCAGGGCAAGGGAGATCGAAGCCTCCTCCAAGCGCGAACGGCTAACGCGGTAG
- a CDS encoding FAD-binding protein, whose translation MYRKVDERIVEMLARIVGPEAVVTSEEGLEPYSHDEMPGWHFKPDVVVKPASTEQVAHVVRLAGAENIPLTPRGLGTGLSGGALPVHGGMVVSMERMNRLVEVDESNLMAVVEPGLVVGELHKQVEARGLFYPPDPASLDSCSIGGNIAENAGGPRAVKYGITRDYVMGIEAVLPDGSVMRYGGKTVKNVTGYDLANVLIGSEGTLGIVTQAVLKLIPLPQCRIDLLVPFHSFQDATRTVTEIIRAKRIVPVVLEFMDRESVKACEQYLEKELPFSDSEAQLIVGLDGNRREDIDAQAEIVAEICLESGADDVLVADNAFQREQLWHARRVLLETLKAISERVEVEDVVVPRVRIPELISAVEDISERSGLPIVNWGHAGDGNVHVGVLKRGVSDEKWNAELDRVNEAIFETALSLGGMITGEHGIGIFKKRFMPKALDEPTMAAMRVLKRAFDPAGIMNPGKILP comes from the coding sequence GTGTATCGCAAGGTTGATGAGCGGATCGTGGAAATGCTTGCCCGGATCGTGGGGCCCGAGGCCGTGGTGACCAGCGAGGAAGGCCTGGAGCCGTACTCGCACGACGAGATGCCTGGTTGGCATTTCAAGCCCGATGTCGTCGTGAAGCCGGCTTCGACAGAACAGGTGGCGCACGTGGTTCGGCTTGCCGGGGCGGAGAACATCCCCCTTACCCCGCGAGGCCTGGGGACGGGCCTTTCGGGAGGAGCCCTCCCGGTGCATGGCGGCATGGTTGTATCCATGGAGAGGATGAACCGCCTCGTCGAGGTGGACGAGAGCAATCTCATGGCTGTCGTGGAACCCGGCCTGGTAGTAGGTGAGCTACATAAGCAAGTCGAGGCACGAGGGCTTTTCTACCCACCCGACCCGGCGAGCCTTGATAGCTGCAGCATAGGCGGCAATATCGCAGAGAACGCTGGCGGGCCGAGGGCGGTGAAATACGGGATAACCCGCGACTACGTCATGGGCATCGAGGCGGTCCTTCCCGACGGGAGCGTGATGCGATACGGAGGAAAGACCGTAAAGAACGTCACCGGCTACGACCTTGCGAACGTGCTCATTGGATCCGAAGGAACGCTCGGCATCGTGACGCAGGCAGTGTTGAAACTCATCCCCCTGCCTCAATGCCGGATCGATCTCCTCGTTCCGTTCCACAGTTTTCAGGACGCCACGCGCACTGTGACCGAGATCATCAGAGCGAAACGCATCGTGCCGGTGGTGTTGGAGTTCATGGACAGGGAGAGCGTGAAGGCGTGCGAGCAGTACCTGGAGAAGGAGCTGCCGTTCAGCGACTCCGAAGCGCAGCTCATAGTGGGCCTTGATGGGAATAGGAGGGAGGACATCGACGCCCAGGCGGAGATAGTGGCGGAGATCTGCCTCGAAAGCGGGGCCGACGACGTGCTGGTGGCGGACAACGCCTTCCAAAGAGAGCAGCTGTGGCACGCAAGGCGCGTGCTCCTGGAGACGCTCAAGGCCATCAGTGAGAGGGTCGAAGTGGAGGACGTCGTGGTGCCGAGGGTGAGGATCCCGGAGCTAATCAGCGCGGTGGAGGACATATCAGAGCGGAGCGGCTTGCCCATAGTGAACTGGGGTCATGCGGGCGACGGCAACGTGCACGTGGGAGTCCTCAAGCGTGGAGTGAGCGACGAGAAATGGAACGCCGAGCTTGACAGGGTGAACGAGGCGATATTCGAGACAGCCCTCAGCCTCGGAGGAATGATCACCGGAGAGCATGGCATAGGCATCTTCAAGAAGAGGTTCATGCCGAAAGCCTTGGACGAGCCTACGATGGCTGCCATGCGCGTCTTGAAGCGTGCGTTCGATCCCGCGGGCATCATGAATCCCGGGAAGATACTGCCATAG
- a CDS encoding class II aldolase/adducin family protein, whose product MAQEEILVLKRRIVDAGIHMIRSGLTYGTSGNISARVPGMDCFYITPSGMAYESLRPEDIVGVDLDGRVVDGARRPSIEHMMHAAILRARADVAAVVHTHSTYATAVASARLAIPPFLETLIAATRGREVRVAEFAPAGSRELAEVAVRALGGDSAVLLANHGVIGVGRDLDEAMNVCEIVERAAMVFLLSRLAGGPAPVPEEVVNKQVEFLKANYGQLDDH is encoded by the coding sequence ATGGCGCAAGAGGAGATCCTGGTCCTCAAGAGACGGATAGTCGATGCTGGGATTCACATGATACGGTCTGGCCTCACATACGGGACTAGCGGCAACATCAGTGCGCGAGTTCCTGGCATGGACTGCTTCTACATCACTCCGAGTGGCATGGCATACGAATCTCTCAGACCCGAAGACATCGTGGGAGTGGACCTCGACGGACGCGTGGTAGATGGCGCAAGACGACCGTCGATCGAACACATGATGCACGCCGCCATCCTGCGCGCGAGAGCCGACGTGGCAGCGGTCGTGCACACCCATTCCACGTACGCCACGGCGGTCGCGTCGGCGCGCCTCGCGATTCCGCCCTTTCTCGAGACGCTGATAGCCGCAACGAGGGGGCGCGAGGTCAGGGTGGCGGAGTTCGCCCCCGCGGGGTCGCGGGAGCTCGCGGAGGTTGCGGTGCGTGCCCTCGGCGGAGACAGCGCCGTGCTTCTGGCGAACCATGGGGTGATCGGGGTGGGGCGCGACCTCGACGAAGCCATGAACGTGTGTGAGATCGTGGAGAGGGCCGCTATGGTGTTCCTTCTCAGCAGGCTTGCCGGCGGACCCGCTCCGGTTCCGGAGGAAGTAGTGAATAAGCAGGTCGAATTCCTGAAGGCCAACTATGGCCAACTGGATGACCATTGA